The following proteins are encoded in a genomic region of Streptomyces collinus Tu 365:
- a CDS encoding STAS domain-containing protein, with protein sequence MSEGEMTGTEHAGQAGRLSVVTTATDGIRVLAPAGEVDHHTGDTLRDALAARDMARPRIVVDLRQVTFMDSSGINILLAAHLDATATDGGWLRLADVQPTVMRTLDIVGIPHIIPCHPSLQEALTA encoded by the coding sequence ATGTCTGAGGGAGAAATGACCGGCACCGAACACGCGGGGCAGGCCGGCCGGCTGTCGGTCGTGACCACCGCGACCGACGGCATCCGCGTCCTGGCGCCGGCCGGAGAAGTCGACCATCACACCGGCGACACACTCCGCGACGCTCTCGCCGCACGCGACATGGCGCGTCCCCGCATCGTCGTCGACCTGCGCCAGGTCACCTTCATGGACTCCAGCGGCATCAACATCCTGCTCGCCGCGCACCTCGACGCCACCGCCACCGACGGCGGCTGGCTACGCCTGGCCGACGTACAGCCCACCGTCATGCGCACCCTGGACATCGTCGGCATCCCCCACATCATCCCCTGCCACCCCAGCCTCCAAGAAGCCCTC